From Arctopsyche grandis isolate Sample6627 chromosome 12, ASM5162203v2, whole genome shotgun sequence, one genomic window encodes:
- the LOC143920232 gene encoding uncharacterized protein LOC143920232 translates to MVSGECRVASVGEGRRAAPVLGVDVGGAGRGGRVREGGRREARRGVEAARPRRTSVLADVRARVRECATDTTARRRPCCGLTWPNGASTNRGSSCAHVTTHVTRPANGERPTRAHAAPPDSCTALPPASPRGSLSFPKTNEARSL, encoded by the coding sequence ATGGTGAGTGGTGAGTGTCGAGTGGCGAGTGTAGGCGAGGGGAGGCGTGCGGCCCCCGTCCTCGGAGTGGATGTCGGGGGCGCCGGGCGGGGAGGGCGCGTTCGCGAAGGCGGCCGGCGCGAGGCGAGGCGAGGTGTGGAGGCCGCGCGGCCTCGACGCACGAGCGTACTCGCCGACGTTCGGGCGAGAGTGCGAGAGTGCGCGACCGACACTACGGCACGGCGCAGGCCATGCTGCGGCCTCACGTGGCCGAACGGCGCGTCGACCAATCGCGGCTCGAGTTGCGCGCACGTGACGACCCACGTGACTCGGCCGGCCAATGGCGAGCGGCCGACACGCGCGCACGCCGCTCCGCCTGACAGCTGCACCGCTCTCCCCCCCGCCTCCCCCCGCGGCTCGCTTTCATTTCCGAAAACAAACGAAGCGCGCTCACTTTGA